The DNA segment TACTCGACGAGGTGGTCGGACTCGGTCCGCTGGAAGACCTGCTGGCCGATGAGCTGGTGACGGAAATCATGGTCAACCGCTTCGACGAAATCTTCATCGAACGTTCCGGCCGGCTGACCAAGTCCGACATCACCTTCACCAGCGATCTGGCCGTGGTCGGCGCCATCGAACGCATCGTCGCGCCGCTGGGCCGGCGCATCGACGAATCCTCGCCGATGGTCGATGCCCGGCTCAAGGACGGCTCGCGGGTCAATGCCGTGATTCCGCCGCTGGCGCTGAAAGGCGCCAACATCACCATCCGCAAGTTCTCCAAGAAGAAACTGCAGGGCGAGGACATGGTGCGCTTCGGCTCCATGACGCACGAAATGCTCGGCTTCATGAAGACCGTGGTCGAACAAAAGGCCAACATGATCATCTCGGGCGGCACCGGCTCGGGCAAGACGACGCTGCTCAACCTGCTCTCCAGCTTCATCCCGCCCGACGAACGCATCATCACCGTCGAGGATGCGGCCGAACTGCAACTGTCGCAGCCCAACCTGATCGGCCTCGAATCGCGCCCCGCCAACGCCGAGGGCAAGGGCCTGGTCGCCATCCGCGACCTGGTGAAGAACACCTTGCGCATGCGCCCCGACCGCATCGTCGTCGGCGAATGCCGCGGCGGCGAAGCGCTGGACATGCTCACCGCGATGAACACCGGCCATGACGGCTCGCTCACCACGGCGCACGCCAACACGCCGCGCGACTGCCTGGCCCGCCTCGAAGTCATGGTCATGATGTCCGGCCTTGACCTGCCGGTGCGCGCCATCCGCGAGCAGATCGCTTCGGCCATCCGCTTCTTCATCCAGCAGAATCGTTTCTCCTGCGGCAGCCGCAAGATCACCCACATCACCGAAGTGACCGGCATGGAAGGCGAGGTGATCAGCCTGCAGGACATCTTCCTGTTCAAGCAGGAAGGCTTCGGCGCCGACGGCAAGGTCAAGGGCAAGCACATTGCCACCGGCGCCATTCCCGACTTCTACCAGGACCTGAAGAACCGCGGCCTCGATGTCGATCTGTCGGTCTTCCAGGCAGGCAGGGTGTTATGAACCTATCCCCCGTCCCCTTTTCCAGGAAAAGGGGTGACTCTGGTTCAGCCGCTGACGCGGCTTCCGCGTCCATGACTTGCGCTGCCTTGGGGCGGCCCGGCGGAGGCGCGCCATGAACGACATCGCACTCATCGGGCTGACGGTGCTGGGCGCGGTAGGCTGCATCGCCTGGCTGGTGATGAAGTGGGGCGAGAAGATGCTCTCGAAACAGCAGGCGACCATCGCCGACCAGGCCTCGACCACGCTGGCGGACATGTTCATCTTCATCGATCCGCAGAAGATGTTCCGCTACAACGTCATGGCCATGTTCGTGCTGCCGGGGGCGGTCTACTTCCTGACCGCCAACCCGGTATTCACGCTGGCGACGCTGGTGGCCACCTACGTGCTGCCGAAATACTATGTCCGCGCAATGCGCTCACGCCGATTCAAGACACTCGAAAAACAGTTGCCCGATGCCCTGCTGATGATCACCGGCGCCATGTCGGCCGGCGCCAGCGTCAACATCGCCATCGAATCCATGATCAAGGAGCAGCGCCCGCCCATCGCCCAGGAATTCGAACTGATGATGCGCGAATTGCGCATCGGCGTCGATTTCGACACCGCGCTGAAGAACATGGAAAAACGCAACCCCATCGCCGACTTCGCGCTGGTGATTTCCGCATTGCGCATTTCACGCGAAGTCGGCGGCAACCTGGCAGAAATCCTGAATTCGCTGGCTGACACGCTGCGCGAAAAGCAGACCATGGAAGGCAAGATCGCCAGCCTCACGGCGCAAGGCAAGATCCAGGGCGTGGTGATGACGGCCCTGCCGCTCTTGGTGATGTTCGGCCTGACCCAGATCGAACCCGTCGCCATGGCGCCGCTGTTCACCACCTGGCCCGGCTGGCTGACGCTGACCGTCATCGGCGTCATGGAAGTCATGGGCTATTTCTTCATCCAAAAGATCACCGCCATCGATGTCTGATTCCCTCTTTTCCCTGATCATCGGCCTGATGGTCGGCGCAGCCGTGATGCTGGGCTTCCACAGCCTGTCCACGCTCAAGAGCGATGTCCCGTCCGAGGATCGCGAATACATGGATCCGCTGCCGCCCATGCTCAACATGGCGTGGCCGCTGATCCTGTTCATCGAATACCACCTCACCTGCCGTTTCCCGCCGGACTGGCTGGAGCGCACTCACAAGCGCCTGCAGGAAACCGGCGTCGGCTACCTGATGTCGGCCGAACAGTTTTATGCCGTGCGGGTCTTCGCCGCCCTGGTTGCGGTGACGATGGGCAGCATCGTACTCGGCGCCATCGAATCGCTCGACCTCACCTGGGTGATCCTGCTGGCCGTCATCGGCTTTTTCTTCCCCATCATCTGGCTGAGCGACGTCCGCGCCCGCCGGCAAAAGGATGTGCTGCGCGCATTGCCCGTCTATCTCGACTTCATCACCATGGCGGTCGAAGCCGGCCTCAACCTCAACGGCGCGCTCAACCAGGCGATGGACAAGGGTCCACCGGGACCATTGCGCAACGAGTTCTACATGGTGGTGCGCGACCTGCGGGCCGGCGTGCCGCGCGCCGATGCGCTGCGGCGCATGGAAAAGCGGCTCGACATGGAGGAGATCACCAGCTTTGTCGGCACCGTGATCCAGGCCGAGAAGATGGGCGCCCGGCTCGGCACGGCCTTGCGCGTGCAGGCCCTGCAACGCCGCACGGAACGCTTCCAGCGCGCCGAAAAGCTGGCCATGGAAGCGCCGGTCAAGCTGATCCTGCCGCTGATTGTCTTCATTTTCCCGGTGACCTTCATCGTGCTGGCCTTCCCGATCGCGATGAAATTCCTCATGGAAGGCATGCTGTGAAGCGCGGCGCGCTTTATCGCGCCGGCAGCGATCAGTGCCTGGTGCCCGAGGCCAGCCTGACCGCCACCGCGTGGGAACGCATGCGCGGCCTGCTCGGCAAGCCGGCGCTGCGCGCGGGCCAGGGCCTGATCATCGACCCCTGTCCGTCGGTGCACACCTTCGGCATGGGCTACCCACTCGATCTCGCCTTTCTCGACTCGCGCTGGCGCGTGCTCAAGCTGGTGCGCGAACTGCCGCCGCTGCGCTGGGCCGGCTGCGCCGCCGCCCGCGCCACGCTGGAACTGCCGCCCGGCATGCTGGACGCCGCAGGCATCGCCACCGGCGATGTACTCGAATGGCGCGAAACTTGAATTGGCGCGCGGCGCCTTTCCTGGCGTGTCTGCCGCTCCTCGCCGCCTGCGCCACGGCTGATCTCTACGAGCTGCACCAGTCCGCGGTTCTGGCCTACGATTCCGGCGAGGATGCCCGGGCCGAAGCGCTGTACCAGGGGCTCGCGCGCTCGGCGCCGAACGACCCCGAAACCTGGCTGCGCCTGGGCAACCTCTATGCCCGCTCCAACCGCCCCGACAAAGCCGCCGAGGCCTACGAGCGCGGGCTGTTGCTGGCGCCGAGCGACGCCCGCCTCTGGTACAACCTCGGCATCATTCGCCAACGTCAGGCCCATGCCTCGTTCATCGCCGCGCATCAATACATCGACGACGCCGATCCGCTGCAGGCCCGCACGAAAGCGATGATCGAACGACTGGCGCCGGCAGTCGCCGAAGCGGCGCCGGCGGCGGAGAAGTAGGCCGATCATGCGCGGCAGGACTCTTCAGCTTGGACAGGCGACGATCGAATACATCTACGTCCTGCCGATCCTGTTGCTGCTGCTGCTCGCGAGCCTACAGTTTGTTTTCATCTACGAAGCCAAGCAGACGCTCAACTACGCCGTTTTCGTCGGCACCCGGGCGGGCGCCCTGAACAACGGCTCCATGGCGTCGATCAAGGACGGGCTGGCCGCCGGCCTCGCCCCATTGTTCGCCCACAAGATCGGAAGCGCCACCGACCTCGACGCCGTGAAACTCGGGCGTCGCACGGCCCGGACCGAACTGGCCAATCCCAAACTGGCGCTGATCGAGATCGTCAACCCGACTTCCGGCGCGCTCGCTGGCTTCGGCACCGAAATTCCGAACGACAACCTGATGTATCGCGACCCCACCGTCTTGAAGGGCGGCATGAACGTGCAGGACGCCAACCTGCTCAAGGTGCGCGTGACCTACTGCGTGCGTCTGGTGGTGCCCATCGTCAAGAACATGATCTTCGGATACGCCGTAGCGCCGCCGGCGGCGGCCGCAAAGATCGACAGCACCTACTCCGGCGGCACCATTGCCGCGCCGGAAATGCTCAAGGCGGCAACCCCGGGCACCGCGAGCGTCCATGCAAACAGTCTCTGCTACGACAACGACCCGGCTACCAACCCGGTTTTCTATCGCATTCCGGTCACTGCCGAAGCCGTCGTCCGCATGCAAACGCCGTTCAAGGATCCGGGCTCGTGGACCGCGCCATGAACTCCGCCACGATACGACTCGGCAGCGCTGCATTCTGCGCGCTTGCCATGTTTGTCATGGCCGACACGCTCCGCGCCCAAACCCCGCCCACGCCCGGCAGCGTGATGGAATCGCTGGCCGGACCGCGTCCGTCGATACCCTCGACGCCGGCCCAGATCATCATCCCCGAGCAGCCCGGCCCCACGATACACGATCGCAAGGGCAAACGCTTCCAGGTGCACTCCTTCCGTTTCGTCGGCAATACGGTGTTCCCCGCGCAGCGCCTGAAGCGGGTGATCGAGCGCTATCTCGACATGGAACTCAACCTCTACGACCTCAACGTCGCGGCCGATGCGGTCACCGAGTTCTACCATGATCGCGGCTATACCCTGGCGCGTGCCGTCATCCCGGCACAACGCGTCGAGGATGGCGTGGTGACCATAGCCATTGTCGAAGGCCGGATCGGCAAGGTGCTGTTCTCGGGCAACAAGCGCTACAAGAACGACTTCCTGCAACTGCATCTGACGCATCTGCCGCCGGGAAGCCTGGTGGCCACCGACAGCATGGAGCGCACCCTGCTGCTGCTCAACGACCTGCCCGGCTTCAAGGCGCGCGCCACGCTGGCGCCCGGTGTCGAATTCGGCACCTCCGACGTGCTGATCAAGGTGGAGGAAAAACTCCTCGGACTGACAATGACCGTCGACAATTTCGGCAGCAAGGAAACCGGCCGGAAACGCGCCGACCTCGGCGCCGAAATCAACAACCCGCTGGGCATCGGCGACCAGTTCAGCGTGCGCGGCGTGACGACCGAGCGGAAGCTCATCAAGTTCGGCAAGCTGGGCTACAGCCTGCCGCTGAATGCCGACGGCCTGCGCCTTGCGGCCAGCTACTCCGAGTCGCGTTACGACGTGGCCGGAGACTTTGCCGCGCTGGGCCTCAGCGGTTCGTCGCGCACCGCCGACATCAGCCTCCAGTACCCGTTGACGCGCAGCCGCGGTCGCAACGAGACGATCTCGCTGGCGTTCAAGAACACCCAGCTGATCCAGCAGACCCTCGGGGTCGAAACCTCCAATACCCGCATTCCGATGCTGAACCTCGGCTACGTTGCCAACCGGATCGGCGAGGACGCTTCGGTCAGCAATCTGTCGATGCAAGTCGCCAGCAACCTGCG comes from the Sulfuritalea hydrogenivorans sk43H genome and includes:
- a CDS encoding DUF192 domain-containing protein gives rise to the protein MKRGALYRAGSDQCLVPEASLTATAWERMRGLLGKPALRAGQGLIIDPCPSVHTFGMGYPLDLAFLDSRWRVLKLVRELPPLRWAGCAAARATLELPPGMLDAAGIATGDVLEWRET
- a CDS encoding type II secretion system F family protein, which gives rise to MNDIALIGLTVLGAVGCIAWLVMKWGEKMLSKQQATIADQASTTLADMFIFIDPQKMFRYNVMAMFVLPGAVYFLTANPVFTLATLVATYVLPKYYVRAMRSRRFKTLEKQLPDALLMITGAMSAGASVNIAIESMIKEQRPPIAQEFELMMRELRIGVDFDTALKNMEKRNPIADFALVISALRISREVGGNLAEILNSLADTLREKQTMEGKIASLTAQGKIQGVVMTALPLLVMFGLTQIEPVAMAPLFTTWPGWLTLTVIGVMEVMGYFFIQKITAIDV
- a CDS encoding ShlB/FhaC/HecB family hemolysin secretion/activation protein, translating into MNSATIRLGSAAFCALAMFVMADTLRAQTPPTPGSVMESLAGPRPSIPSTPAQIIIPEQPGPTIHDRKGKRFQVHSFRFVGNTVFPAQRLKRVIERYLDMELNLYDLNVAADAVTEFYHDRGYTLARAVIPAQRVEDGVVTIAIVEGRIGKVLFSGNKRYKNDFLQLHLTHLPPGSLVATDSMERTLLLLNDLPGFKARATLAPGVEFGTSDVLIKVEEKLLGLTMTVDNFGSKETGRKRADLGAEINNPLGIGDQFSVRGVTTERKLIKFGKLGYSLPLNADGLRLAASYSESRYDVAGDFAALGLSGSSRTADISLQYPLTRSRGRNETISLAFKNTQLIQQTLGVETSNTRIPMLNLGYVANRIGEDASVSNLSMQVASNLRHNSDGTRQDAQRFRLEIDGNYLLPLDRKWDVYLRGAVMFSPDRLPDSEKYSIGGPGSVRAYRVSELRGDSAGQASLEFRRSFAVGSMPGSLSLFGDTGRVVYKAPGFANAWQSISAWGAGVSIYPMRQVAVKIEAAIPGGGRMRSLDGKTGRLWASISANF
- a CDS encoding tetratricopeptide repeat protein, translating into MARNLNWRAAPFLACLPLLAACATADLYELHQSAVLAYDSGEDARAEALYQGLARSAPNDPETWLRLGNLYARSNRPDKAAEAYERGLLLAPSDARLWYNLGIIRQRQAHASFIAAHQYIDDADPLQARTKAMIERLAPAVAEAAPAAEK
- a CDS encoding type II secretion system F family protein, whose product is MSDSLFSLIIGLMVGAAVMLGFHSLSTLKSDVPSEDREYMDPLPPMLNMAWPLILFIEYHLTCRFPPDWLERTHKRLQETGVGYLMSAEQFYAVRVFAALVAVTMGSIVLGAIESLDLTWVILLAVIGFFFPIIWLSDVRARRQKDVLRALPVYLDFITMAVEAGLNLNGALNQAMDKGPPGPLRNEFYMVVRDLRAGVPRADALRRMEKRLDMEEITSFVGTVIQAEKMGARLGTALRVQALQRRTERFQRAEKLAMEAPVKLILPLIVFIFPVTFIVLAFPIAMKFLMEGML
- a CDS encoding ATPase, T2SS/T4P/T4SS family — encoded protein: MLKIAVTTPKGNTSQIECTIDSCSIGKSDENLIALQGWTVAKKHAAIKRRPEGVYLEDLGSSSGTEVNGRKISGQHGPLHPGDKIAIAGYTLEVLDLELPVAAATPATPAAGPAAVSPAPTLQAPPAPAPAAAAPPPPPPSLSEEARETMTRHLKRVHQLLIKQMDLRRMDVSRQSEDELRTNTRALLEEIVLKDNELPPEIDRQRVIKQVLDEVVGLGPLEDLLADELVTEIMVNRFDEIFIERSGRLTKSDITFTSDLAVVGAIERIVAPLGRRIDESSPMVDARLKDGSRVNAVIPPLALKGANITIRKFSKKKLQGEDMVRFGSMTHEMLGFMKTVVEQKANMIISGGTGSGKTTLLNLLSSFIPPDERIITVEDAAELQLSQPNLIGLESRPANAEGKGLVAIRDLVKNTLRMRPDRIVVGECRGGEALDMLTAMNTGHDGSLTTAHANTPRDCLARLEVMVMMSGLDLPVRAIREQIASAIRFFIQQNRFSCGSRKITHITEVTGMEGEVISLQDIFLFKQEGFGADGKVKGKHIATGAIPDFYQDLKNRGLDVDLSVFQAGRVL
- a CDS encoding TadE/TadG family type IV pilus assembly protein, whose protein sequence is MRGRTLQLGQATIEYIYVLPILLLLLLASLQFVFIYEAKQTLNYAVFVGTRAGALNNGSMASIKDGLAAGLAPLFAHKIGSATDLDAVKLGRRTARTELANPKLALIEIVNPTSGALAGFGTEIPNDNLMYRDPTVLKGGMNVQDANLLKVRVTYCVRLVVPIVKNMIFGYAVAPPAAAAKIDSTYSGGTIAAPEMLKAATPGTASVHANSLCYDNDPATNPVFYRIPVTAEAVVRMQTPFKDPGSWTAP